In one window of Gossypium arboreum isolate Shixiya-1 chromosome 4, ASM2569848v2, whole genome shotgun sequence DNA:
- the LOC108458838 gene encoding uncharacterized protein LOC108458838 codes for MENEFLSKVKDNASVRAWSERLQSERGDSLAEGYISELQDFTRVNVAQNELQELRDIWASWDEGTKQLFYQSYGDISYLLDIRVDKHLFQVIVQFWNSAYKCFTFGEVDLVPTIEEYTTLLRCPKIQVRKTYARVFNSQAVVKKLMSISGMNEPWVATRIQQKEDSKYERKRVDIFALSIYGLVIFLKALSNVDKAVIDLFDRLDKGITPVPAILAETFRFLSSCRKTGEGRFIECAQLLMVWFHGHFWKVDKVSYRVFSEGYSLLKEETTIQRREDISEEKWIDILQNLKEGDIEWRAYWMVPDEIMYRCGNFDWVPLLGIWRATGYTPLLALRQYKSRQFVPTTYGLAQSEFSFKGAHYKKRVQDLSDAWKQTC; via the exons atggagaatgaatttcttagtaaagtcaAGGATAATGCATCCGTTCGTGCATGGTCGGAGAGGCTACAATCAGAGAGAGGGGATAGCTTGGCAGAAGGGTATATATCAGAGTTGCAAGATTTCACTCGCGTCAACGTAGCACAGAATGAGCTccaagagttgagagacatttgggctagTTGGGATGAAGGGACCAAGCAGTTGTTTTATCAAAGCTACGGTGATATATCCTACTTACTAGACATTAGAGTGGACAAGCATCTATTTCAGGTTATAGTTCAGTTTTGGAATTCTGCGTAtaagtgtttcacttttggagaaGTGGATTTAGTACCTACCATAGAAGAATACACTACTCTACTCAGGTGCCCAAAAATTCAGGTCAGAAAGACTTATGCCCGGGTTTTTAATAGTCAGGCTGTCGTAAAGAAATTGATGAGCATTTCAGGGATGAACGAGCCTTGGGTCGCTACTCGGATTCAACAAAAAGAAGATAGTAAAT atgaaagaaagagggtcgATATCTTCGCCTTAAGCATCTACGGATTAGTAATCTTTCTTAAGGCTTTAAGCAACGTGGATAAGGCAGTCATTGACTTATTCGATCGCCTTGATAAGGGAATCACACCGGTACCGGCGATATTGGCTGAGACATTTAGATTTTTGAGCTCGTGCCGAAAGACGGGCGAGGGACGGTTTATTGAATGTGCACAATTGTTAATGGTATGGTTTCATGGGCACTTTTGGAAAGTAGACAAAGTTTCTTACCGGGTCTTTTCCGAAGGTTATTCCCTGTTAAAAGAAGAGACAACTATACAAAGGAGAGAGGATATCTCGGAAGAGAAGTGGATAGACATTCTTCAGAACCTCAAGGAGGGGGATATCgagtggagagcttattggatggttcctgatgaaatcATGTACCGATGTGGTAACTTTGATTGGGTGCCGTTGTTAGGAATTTGGAGAGCTACAGGGTATACTCCATTACTTGCGTTAAGGCAATATAAGTCAaggcagtttgtacccacgaccTACGGACTTGCTCAGAGTGAATTCTCTTTTAAGGGTGCTCACTATAAGAAGAGAGTTCAGGATTTATCagatgcttggaagcaaacttgTTAG